A single genomic interval of bacterium harbors:
- a CDS encoding ABC transporter permease, translating into MFINYLQTAIRVLQRNRSYTLINVVGLSIGISSALIIFSILHIHTGFDRFHSKKDRIYRVVTDSDDNGKVNHTQGSPILLATAMQSDLSQVEFATRTYYADNDNGLISIYDTQGGASAKFKEDEGVAFVEPELFKIFDFPLIHGSSEKLSEPFTAILTESIARKYFGSSDVLGRTFRFDNKFDFKIVGVAADFPVNTELPFRVMMSLESGRNNPDAVLGLNLSSWGNLSSNTNTWVLLKEGATAKELEDQLPALSKKHQPVSDITRNYRVQPLADVHYATDYDSYSGQTTDRSTLYALFFIALFLIATACINFINLATAQAVRRAKEIGVRKVLGANRTQLVIQFLGETFLITMLSVLIGVMICELTLPFVLNALTLQAFKTPIDTFTIFFVLSAITFSVTLFSGFYPAMILSGYRPAFVLKSSQSSEHAGGLLLRRGLVMIQFVISQSLIIATLVAVGQLDFLRTRNIGFSKDAVVTVPLPNAEPQQLESLRSRFLEFSGIEAVTFGYAAGAVNFSWNTIMRHMHDGKEERIRTMMRVADAYHIPTMGLQMIAGRNYTKSDTLNEIVVNETFVKTIGWTSPQDAVGKIMMRGNNKTVPIVGVVKDWNTNSLHSRIRPVVLGNYAPMYREAGIKIRMTQSTEAMAHIQKVWNETFPEYVFSFEFLDERIERFYQNERLTSNLFTTFAGIAILIGCLGLFGLVAFMVNRKTKEIGVRKVLGASIVDILKIFAGEFSRLIVVAFIIAAPLTYCIMQEWLQDFEYRVAIGTDVFVLALCVSLLIAAVSVGYQVLRAARANPVHALKYE; encoded by the coding sequence ATGTTTATAAATTATTTACAAACGGCAATCCGAGTATTACAGCGTAACCGCAGTTATACTCTCATCAATGTGGTCGGTTTATCCATTGGCATATCCAGTGCATTGATCATTTTTAGCATTCTGCATATTCACACCGGTTTCGACCGTTTCCACAGTAAAAAAGATCGCATCTATCGTGTCGTGACGGATTCCGATGACAACGGAAAAGTAAATCACACGCAGGGTTCGCCTATACTTTTGGCTACAGCGATGCAATCCGACCTTTCACAGGTAGAGTTTGCGACACGTACTTATTATGCCGACAACGATAACGGGTTGATTTCTATTTATGATACTCAAGGCGGGGCCTCGGCTAAATTCAAAGAAGATGAAGGAGTTGCTTTTGTTGAGCCGGAATTATTCAAAATTTTTGATTTTCCGCTTATCCATGGTTCGTCCGAAAAATTGAGCGAACCATTCACGGCGATCCTCACCGAATCTATCGCTCGCAAATATTTCGGCTCATCTGACGTACTTGGGCGTACGTTTCGCTTTGATAACAAATTTGATTTTAAAATAGTCGGTGTCGCAGCCGATTTTCCGGTCAACACAGAATTGCCCTTTCGCGTAATGATGTCGCTAGAGTCGGGTCGTAATAATCCGGATGCGGTGCTCGGATTAAATCTCTCTTCATGGGGCAACCTCTCCAGCAATACCAATACCTGGGTATTACTCAAAGAAGGTGCTACCGCAAAAGAATTGGAAGATCAACTACCGGCGCTTTCCAAAAAGCATCAGCCGGTTTCCGACATCACCCGCAACTACCGCGTACAACCGTTAGCCGATGTACATTACGCCACAGATTACGATTCGTATTCCGGTCAGACGACCGACCGATCCACATTATACGCGCTTTTTTTTATAGCCCTTTTTTTAATTGCTACGGCATGCATCAATTTCATCAACCTTGCTACGGCACAAGCTGTACGTCGTGCGAAAGAGATCGGTGTGCGCAAAGTGCTCGGCGCCAACCGTACTCAACTCGTTATCCAATTCCTCGGCGAAACGTTTTTGATTACGATGCTTTCTGTTCTTATCGGCGTTATGATATGCGAACTCACGTTACCGTTTGTACTCAACGCCTTAACGCTTCAAGCCTTCAAAACACCGATTGATACATTCACGATATTCTTTGTATTATCGGCAATTACTTTTTCGGTCACACTTTTCTCCGGTTTCTATCCGGCAATGATTTTGTCCGGTTATCGCCCTGCCTTCGTTTTGAAGTCCTCTCAATCATCCGAACATGCCGGCGGTTTGCTGCTGCGGCGCGGGTTAGTGATGATTCAGTTTGTAATATCCCAATCGCTCATCATAGCGACGCTTGTAGCGGTAGGCCAGTTAGATTTTTTACGCACCAGAAATATCGGGTTTTCCAAAGATGCCGTCGTCACGGTGCCGTTACCCAACGCTGAACCGCAACAACTGGAAAGTTTACGATCTCGGTTTTTAGAATTTTCAGGCATCGAGGCGGTTACGTTCGGATATGCAGCCGGTGCCGTTAATTTTAGCTGGAATACCATCATGCGTCATATGCACGATGGCAAAGAAGAACGCATTCGAACGATGATGCGGGTTGCCGACGCGTATCACATCCCTACGATGGGATTACAAATGATCGCCGGGCGAAATTACACCAAGAGCGACACACTGAATGAAATCGTGGTCAACGAAACGTTTGTCAAAACCATCGGCTGGACATCGCCACAAGACGCAGTCGGTAAAATCATGATGCGCGGCAACAACAAAACTGTGCCGATCGTCGGTGTCGTCAAAGACTGGAATACAAACTCCTTACATTCTCGGATTCGTCCCGTCGTACTGGGAAATTATGCCCCTATGTATCGTGAGGCCGGCATCAAAATACGAATGACACAGTCAACTGAAGCAATGGCACATATTCAAAAAGTATGGAATGAAACGTTTCCCGAATACGTTTTTTCATTCGAATTTCTGGATGAACGCATCGAACGTTTTTATCAAAATGAACGCCTCACATCAAATCTGTTTACCACTTTCGCCGGTATTGCTATTCTCATCGGATGTCTCGGTTTATTTGGTTTGGTAGCTTTTATGGTCAATCGCAAAACCAAAGAAATAGGTGTCCGTAAAGTACTTGGCGCCTCTATTGTCGATATATTAAAGATTTTCGCCGGTGAGTTTTCCCGATTAATAGTTGTTGCATTTATTATCGCAGCGCCACTGACTTACTGCATCATGCAAGAATGGCTTCAGGATTTTGAGTATCGCGTTGCCATCGGAACCGATGTGTTTGTATTAGCACTTTGTGTTTCACTTTTGATCGCTGCCGTATCGGTGGGTTATCAGGTGTTGCGCGCTGCACGCGCCAACCCCGTGCATGCGTTGAAATATGAGTAA
- a CDS encoding ABC transporter permease — protein MFKVYLKIILRNFLKERSFVWINLIGLSVGLLCCFTILLYARKELAYENFHVNKEHIYRVLPRIQGGANDYEQIWTPAWLAPSAKNKIPEIRLASRYIHLGSEQLITHENQRMLTDGLALADPDFLHMFSFTEPFTSGMNPLSDPSALIVSRSAAYRMFGDQSPIGKTITLNGSHVFTIKAVFTDVPVESHLQFEMLGHFQRIREIWGMDTTPEENTSWNFATYLMTTPQADISAVQSKVLNIFEERAPRKNQRTIRLQSLNDIHFTQGIRRDNADGNWTSLIALCSVAVLVVLIACFNFTNLMTAKAMRRAKEIAVRKISGASRWLIALQFISEALMLSVFATVLAIGMLEGLLPLLRHYLDISIPFTYTEHGPWLGIMIGVGVLTGLIAGFYPAWVLSSFEPARTIKGVTKLPVANKLRKGLVLSQFTVSIILASCTVIVWQQINHMKEFNLGFQKEQIIVTSAPGSLREKPEAVRQQLTNDGSIISVTFANSVPGNAFSHGPYEILGGTENGRISINTIYADAEYLKTLNIALSEGRYFYPEHAAENTDYYVVNEAFMKAYGKSDFQTMRLRSLDGNHDKPGSIVGVVKDFHYASLKSTIAPLVLRYAPAESWRMIIRVAPQQTKQAITKLSSVWQTMAPEIPMTYRFLDEVFDKQYKQEDRLHHLMIGFSALAILIAGLGLYSMVAYYNEQRTKEIGIRKVLGATITDVLYLMSRDYVGMVVLANIISFPLIYFMMNRWLDDFAYRVAVRWEIMAITGILTLGLTLIMVGIQSWRTASANPIHALKYE, from the coding sequence ATGTTCAAAGTTTACCTGAAAATTATTTTACGAAACTTTCTGAAAGAACGTTCTTTCGTCTGGATCAACCTGATCGGATTATCGGTCGGACTACTCTGTTGTTTTACGATCTTACTCTACGCGCGTAAGGAATTGGCTTACGAAAATTTTCACGTTAACAAGGAACACATTTACCGTGTATTGCCGCGGATCCAAGGCGGCGCCAACGATTATGAACAAATTTGGACACCGGCATGGCTTGCCCCGTCCGCTAAAAATAAAATTCCCGAGATTCGCCTCGCTTCGCGATACATCCATTTGGGATCGGAACAACTGATCACGCATGAAAACCAACGTATGCTTACGGACGGATTAGCTTTGGCCGATCCGGATTTTTTACACATGTTCTCTTTTACGGAACCGTTCACGTCCGGCATGAATCCGCTCAGCGATCCTTCGGCACTGATTGTCTCCCGTTCCGCTGCGTATCGTATGTTTGGAGATCAATCTCCGATCGGGAAAACCATAACACTCAATGGTTCCCACGTCTTTACGATCAAAGCCGTATTTACGGATGTACCGGTCGAATCCCATCTACAATTTGAAATGCTGGGTCATTTTCAGCGCATTCGCGAAATCTGGGGAATGGATACGACACCGGAAGAAAATACCAGTTGGAATTTTGCAACCTACCTGATGACAACGCCCCAAGCCGATATCAGCGCGGTACAGTCTAAAGTGCTCAATATTTTCGAAGAACGTGCTCCGCGGAAAAATCAGCGCACGATCCGACTACAGTCTCTCAACGATATTCATTTCACGCAAGGTATCCGCCGTGATAACGCCGACGGAAATTGGACTTCACTGATCGCGCTTTGCAGCGTCGCCGTATTGGTCGTACTCATCGCATGTTTCAATTTTACCAATCTGATGACAGCCAAAGCGATGCGACGCGCCAAAGAAATCGCCGTGCGAAAAATTTCCGGCGCAAGCCGGTGGCTCATAGCTCTGCAGTTTATCAGCGAAGCACTTATGCTGTCGGTTTTTGCTACCGTCTTGGCTATCGGGATGCTGGAAGGCTTACTTCCTCTTTTACGTCATTATCTCGACATATCTATTCCTTTTACCTATACCGAACACGGTCCCTGGTTAGGCATTATGATCGGCGTCGGAGTATTGACCGGGCTCATCGCCGGTTTTTACCCCGCATGGGTTTTATCATCCTTTGAACCCGCGCGCACCATCAAAGGCGTGACCAAACTTCCGGTGGCCAATAAACTCCGCAAAGGATTGGTTTTATCCCAATTCACCGTTTCGATCATTCTTGCATCGTGCACGGTGATTGTTTGGCAACAAATCAACCACATGAAAGAATTTAACCTCGGCTTTCAAAAAGAACAGATTATCGTGACCTCCGCCCCGGGTTCATTGCGTGAAAAACCTGAAGCCGTACGTCAACAGCTCACCAACGACGGATCAATCATATCCGTAACATTTGCCAACTCCGTACCCGGCAATGCTTTTTCGCATGGTCCGTATGAAATACTGGGCGGAACGGAAAACGGACGCATTTCTATCAATACCATATATGCGGATGCGGAATATTTGAAGACACTTAACATAGCGTTATCCGAAGGGCGTTACTTTTATCCGGAACATGCGGCAGAGAACACGGATTATTATGTGGTCAACGAAGCTTTTATGAAAGCTTACGGAAAATCGGATTTTCAAACGATGCGCTTGCGTTCATTGGACGGAAATCATGATAAACCGGGATCAATCGTCGGCGTTGTCAAAGACTTTCATTATGCGTCACTTAAAAGCACCATCGCACCATTGGTCCTGCGCTACGCGCCGGCAGAATCCTGGCGCATGATTATTCGTGTCGCACCGCAACAAACAAAACAGGCTATCACAAAACTTTCGTCCGTGTGGCAAACTATGGCGCCGGAAATTCCGATGACGTACCGCTTTCTTGACGAAGTGTTTGACAAACAATACAAACAGGAAGATCGCCTGCATCACCTGATGATTGGCTTTTCGGCACTGGCCATTCTTATTGCAGGGCTTGGCCTCTATAGCATGGTGGCGTATTACAATGAGCAGCGTACCAAAGAAATCGGAATTCGCAAAGTTTTGGGCGCCACGATCACGGATGTATTGTATCTGATGTCGCGCGATTATGTCGGAATGGTCGTACTGGCAAACATCATTTCATTCCCTCTGATTTATTTTATGATGAATCGCTGGCTGGACGATTTTGCGTATCGCGTTGCCGTTCGATGGGAAATCATGGCTATTACAGGAATATTGACATTGGGACTGACACTCATCATGGTGGGAATACAATCATGGCGCACGGCTTCCGCCAATCCGATCCATGCACTCAAATACGAATAA
- a CDS encoding formylglycine-generating enzyme family protein — protein MHRKNPSGYIAETSFSVWWQDSTTGMKFRRIEAGKYMAGLAENDTVAPLHEIHITKPFWMSAYEVTQRQWYMIMHENPSQYSHDCSDCPVENVSWFDVKRFIEHLNSKTGRRYRLPSEAEWEYACRAGTSTPFATGHTLSTDQANYDGNWPYGKSSKGIFRSRPLPVGSFAPNTWGLYDMHGNVLEWCEDDYCRYNQETEYDPVRRCAGDRKIIRGGSWHFGGDLARSGRRYTHEPHDRGPSLGFRLVMEDVNTKENNR, from the coding sequence ATGCATCGTAAAAATCCTTCCGGATATATTGCCGAAACTTCTTTTTCTGTATGGTGGCAGGATTCGACTACCGGTATGAAATTTCGCCGTATCGAAGCGGGAAAATATATGGCCGGTTTAGCTGAAAACGATACGGTCGCCCCCTTGCACGAGATACATATTACAAAACCGTTTTGGATGAGCGCGTATGAAGTAACACAACGCCAATGGTATATGATCATGCATGAGAATCCCAGTCAGTATTCTCATGATTGTTCAGATTGCCCTGTTGAAAACGTCAGCTGGTTTGATGTGAAAAGATTCATTGAACATCTGAACAGCAAAACCGGTCGTCGTTACCGATTGCCCAGTGAGGCCGAATGGGAATATGCATGCCGTGCAGGTACGTCAACACCCTTCGCCACGGGACATACATTGAGTACGGATCAGGCCAATTACGATGGTAACTGGCCTTACGGCAAGTCCTCAAAAGGTATTTTCCGATCTCGCCCTTTGCCGGTAGGAAGTTTTGCTCCCAACACATGGGGCCTCTATGACATGCATGGTAACGTTTTAGAGTGGTGCGAAGATGACTATTGCCGATATAATCAGGAAACGGAGTATGATCCTGTACGGCGATGTGCCGGCGATCGAAAAATCATTCGCGGCGGAAGTTGGCACTTCGGAGGTGATCTGGCGCGTAGCGGCCGTCGCTATACTCATGAACCGCATGATCGTGGACCAAGCTTAGGCTTTCGTCTTGTAATGGAAGATGTAAATACAAAAGAAAATAACCGTTAA
- a CDS encoding ABC transporter permease encodes MLKSYLTMALRTLSKSKAYSFINIAGLAIGLTCTTLILLWVQDELSYNRFHEKLPRLYRVMESQHYANGEVFTTSATPAPLLYHLKERFPEFEGISRMNFWNNILIEYGEKRMYENDGLGVDPDFLTMFSFPLIKGDPLTALHQPDAVVLSETLAKKYFGNEDPIGKTIKMGGRDLFKVTAIAADPPLQSSIKFNLLWSLSYLKETQPDKSNWDNNWLRMFAVLQPNQKGTDVSEKIKNVIIDRNPNMAVRIELFLQPLSDMYLYSDFNKIPPRINYVYILSGIAFLILLIACINFTNLATARSIKRAKEVGLRKVVGADRFQLIRQFLIESVTITLVAMLLSLILIELLVPFFNDLSGKQLSLRWDDIQTFSLMCAMVLFTGLVSGLYPAMVLSRYQPALVLKGSFSKSIQGMRLRKILVSLQFTLSIALVICTIIAYQQLQYMTNKNLGYDKEHLVYIRLLDDTAKQYPVLKEKLQQKPGIVSVSAADQTMTGFGSNTWGLKWRGQQEGQRILTTFLRVDYDFFETHGIQVSQGRFFSKNFAADSGAFIVNEAAIRQMKLENPLQETITLWNIQGPIVGVVKDFHFQSVHQEITPLIFILNPERVNVMTVRFGPSETTKTLASIEETWQQVLPQYPFVYQFVDEELEKLYKAEQRLTGIYTSFTVLAIIISCLGLFGLASFTTEQRTKEIGIRKVLGASIPKIIIMLSTEFLKLVLLSNIIAWPVAYFLMSRWLQDFAFRVDIGIMTFILAGTTALCIALITVSYQAIKASSANPVDALKYE; translated from the coding sequence ATGCTCAAAAGTTATCTCACTATGGCCTTGCGTACGTTATCCAAAAGCAAAGCTTATTCTTTCATCAATATTGCCGGCCTTGCCATCGGACTTACGTGTACGACGCTGATACTCCTGTGGGTGCAAGACGAATTGTCTTATAACCGTTTTCATGAAAAACTACCGCGCCTCTACCGCGTGATGGAAAGTCAGCACTATGCCAATGGTGAGGTTTTTACGACATCGGCTACGCCGGCTCCGCTGCTCTACCATCTTAAGGAGCGTTTTCCTGAATTCGAAGGCATCTCCCGAATGAATTTTTGGAATAATATTCTTATCGAATACGGCGAAAAACGCATGTATGAAAACGACGGCCTCGGTGTGGACCCCGATTTTCTTACCATGTTTTCTTTTCCATTAATCAAAGGCGATCCGTTAACAGCACTCCATCAACCCGACGCCGTAGTACTCAGCGAAACCCTGGCCAAAAAATATTTCGGGAACGAAGATCCTATAGGTAAAACCATCAAAATGGGTGGCCGCGACTTATTTAAAGTCACGGCTATAGCTGCCGATCCTCCGTTGCAATCGAGCATTAAATTTAATCTTTTGTGGTCCTTGTCGTATCTGAAAGAAACACAGCCGGATAAAAGTAATTGGGATAATAACTGGCTGAGAATGTTTGCCGTTTTACAGCCGAATCAAAAAGGAACGGATGTAAGTGAAAAAATAAAAAATGTGATTATTGATCGTAATCCTAACATGGCGGTACGAATTGAATTATTCTTACAACCGCTAAGCGACATGTACCTGTACTCGGACTTCAATAAAATACCGCCGCGCATCAACTACGTTTACATCTTATCAGGTATCGCATTTTTAATACTTTTGATCGCATGTATTAATTTTACCAATCTCGCTACGGCTCGCTCGATCAAACGCGCCAAAGAAGTCGGATTACGCAAAGTCGTAGGGGCCGATCGTTTTCAGCTCATTCGCCAATTCCTTATCGAATCCGTAACGATCACGTTAGTCGCCATGTTATTATCGCTCATTCTGATCGAGCTGCTGGTTCCTTTTTTTAACGATCTCTCCGGAAAACAATTATCCTTACGTTGGGACGACATACAAACGTTTAGTTTGATGTGTGCGATGGTTCTTTTCACGGGATTGGTCTCAGGATTGTATCCGGCTATGGTACTCAGCCGTTACCAACCTGCTCTCGTACTCAAAGGTTCATTCAGCAAGAGTATACAAGGCATGCGCCTTCGAAAAATTCTCGTATCGCTTCAGTTTACATTATCCATCGCGCTCGTCATCTGCACCATCATCGCATACCAGCAGCTTCAGTATATGACGAATAAAAACCTCGGCTACGACAAGGAACATCTGGTTTACATTCGATTACTGGATGATACGGCCAAACAATACCCCGTACTCAAAGAAAAGCTTCAACAGAAACCGGGTATCGTATCGGTTTCTGCCGCCGATCAGACGATGACCGGGTTTGGGAGTAACACATGGGGATTAAAATGGCGCGGCCAACAAGAAGGCCAACGCATACTGACTACGTTTCTGCGTGTGGACTATGATTTTTTTGAAACGCACGGCATTCAGGTTTCTCAAGGGCGATTTTTCTCGAAAAATTTTGCCGCCGACAGCGGCGCCTTTATTGTCAACGAAGCGGCTATCCGGCAAATGAAGTTGGAGAATCCGCTTCAGGAAACGATTACGCTATGGAACATACAAGGCCCTATCGTCGGTGTTGTCAAAGATTTTCACTTTCAATCCGTGCACCAGGAAATCACGCCTTTGATTTTTATACTCAATCCGGAACGCGTGAATGTTATGACCGTTCGCTTCGGACCATCGGAAACTACTAAAACTTTGGCTTCCATTGAAGAAACGTGGCAACAAGTACTCCCCCAATATCCTTTTGTATATCAATTTGTAGACGAAGAACTTGAGAAGCTATACAAAGCCGAGCAACGCCTGACCGGAATATATACGTCCTTTACGGTACTGGCGATTATCATATCCTGCCTCGGACTTTTCGGATTGGCCTCTTTTACGACGGAACAACGCACCAAAGAAATCGGCATTCGTAAAGTGCTTGGCGCCTCGATTCCGAAAATCATCATCATGCTTTCGACGGAATTTCTAAAGCTCGTTCTATTGTCCAATATTATCGCCTGGCCCGTTGCGTATTTCCTTATGAGTCGCTGGCTTCAGGATTTTGCGTTTCGCGTGGACATCGGCATTATGACATTTATTCTGGCCGGCACGACGGCGCTTTGTATTGCATTGATTACCGTCAGTTATCAAGCGATCAAAGCTTCATCCGCCAATCCCGTAGATGCGCTGAAGTATGAATAA
- a CDS encoding ABC transporter permease: MISNHLKIAFRSILKNRFFSFINVFGLSLGMMCVILIAVYIVHETGYDRFHRNGDRIYRVLRVNQDAHGLNHVAVTSAPYADAMANDLPDDLESITRVAPNDGLISYNGTSFSEKKLYYVDANFFQFFSYTLTKGDPASVLSNPNDVVLTEATARKYFGEENPIGKIIRLDNEIDLKVTGIAKSAPNNSHLNFDVVANLTLFKDRKWYSNWWNNFLFTYITLKPGIIAALTEQKLPAFMDKYFGEDFKKQGRRMDLSLQPLQSIYLDHHTQFDLIPHGNDQSLFVFLCVSLMVLLIAALNFMNLSTAKSAMRAKEVGLRKVVGAHRRTLMVQFLAESSIVAFIALTLALTGTELVLPYMNAFLEKELSWTSDPLLFLPYFILGTLMMGGLAGLYPALVLSSFKPVDALKYKLHSGTQRSRLWKAVVIAQFGIATFLIIAVITMFAQFDFIQSKNLGFDKDEILLVPLDNSDIRKNIESFKDRLAANPSIIQASSMSGEPGGFHDKFGFEIEGKTSNESFMMRTVFADFNYTKTFGLKIVAGRNFSKEFGTDKDGILLNETAARALGWSPDEALGKKMKITLLRDSDTKTVIGVVKDYHFESLKDEIQPLAISIHADNRICAVKIKSDDVQESIMHIEKTWMQLAAAYPFEYKFLDQRLDRLYRNEQKQSRLIIVFSVFAIVIACLGLLGLAIFDAEKRTKEIGVRKVLGAGTMQITGTLVRKFLTLVMTANIIAVPLAYLAMKTWLENFAYRTDQNAFTYLMAALIAVCIAMLTIGLQAIKTARGNPVNALKHE; this comes from the coding sequence ATGATATCCAATCATCTCAAAATCGCATTTCGCAGCATCCTAAAAAATCGTTTTTTTTCTTTCATCAATGTTTTTGGGCTGTCACTGGGAATGATGTGCGTTATCCTGATCGCTGTTTATATCGTTCATGAAACCGGATACGATCGATTTCATCGCAATGGTGATCGGATATATCGGGTATTACGGGTGAATCAAGATGCGCACGGGTTAAATCACGTTGCGGTGACTTCAGCTCCTTACGCGGACGCCATGGCCAATGACTTACCGGATGATCTGGAGTCCATTACGCGTGTGGCGCCCAACGACGGATTGATCTCGTACAACGGCACGTCTTTTAGTGAAAAAAAACTTTATTATGTGGATGCTAATTTTTTTCAGTTTTTTTCCTATACACTTACCAAAGGCGATCCGGCTTCCGTTCTCAGCAATCCCAACGATGTCGTGCTGACCGAGGCAACCGCCAGAAAATATTTCGGCGAAGAAAATCCTATCGGCAAAATCATTCGATTAGACAATGAGATTGATCTCAAAGTCACCGGTATCGCTAAATCAGCGCCCAATAATTCGCATCTGAATTTTGACGTGGTCGCCAATCTGACATTATTCAAAGACCGTAAGTGGTATTCCAACTGGTGGAATAATTTTCTGTTTACCTACATCACGTTGAAACCGGGCATAATCGCCGCTCTAACGGAGCAAAAACTCCCCGCGTTCATGGATAAATATTTTGGAGAAGATTTTAAAAAACAGGGGCGGCGCATGGATTTGTCCTTGCAGCCGTTGCAGTCGATTTATCTGGATCACCATACGCAATTTGACTTGATACCTCACGGCAACGATCAATCGTTGTTTGTTTTTTTATGTGTAAGCTTGATGGTGCTACTGATTGCCGCGCTTAATTTTATGAACCTATCGACTGCAAAATCCGCTATGCGCGCCAAAGAGGTAGGGCTCCGCAAAGTAGTCGGCGCGCATCGCCGCACTCTGATGGTCCAATTTTTGGCCGAATCATCCATCGTTGCGTTCATTGCATTGACATTAGCGCTGACGGGCACGGAGCTTGTTCTGCCCTATATGAATGCTTTTCTTGAGAAAGAGTTGTCTTGGACATCCGATCCGTTACTCTTTTTGCCTTACTTCATTTTGGGTACACTCATGATGGGCGGATTGGCCGGCCTGTATCCCGCTTTGGTTCTTTCATCCTTTAAGCCGGTCGATGCACTCAAGTATAAACTCCACTCCGGTACACAACGCAGTCGCCTGTGGAAAGCCGTTGTTATCGCACAGTTTGGAATCGCCACATTCCTCATCATCGCTGTCATCACGATGTTTGCACAGTTTGATTTTATCCAATCTAAAAATTTGGGATTTGATAAAGACGAAATCCTGCTTGTACCGCTTGACAACAGCGACATTCGTAAAAATATAGAATCGTTTAAAGATCGTCTTGCTGCCAATCCGAGCATTATTCAGGCTTCGTCCATGTCCGGTGAGCCCGGCGGCTTTCATGACAAATTTGGCTTTGAAATCGAAGGGAAAACATCAAACGAAAGTTTTATGATGCGCACGGTTTTTGCGGATTTTAATTACACCAAAACTTTCGGCTTAAAAATTGTCGCCGGCAGGAATTTTTCTAAAGAATTCGGAACCGACAAAGACGGTATTCTTTTAAATGAGACGGCCGCGCGTGCATTGGGTTGGTCGCCGGATGAAGCACTCGGAAAAAAAATGAAAATAACGTTGCTCCGCGACAGTGATACGAAAACCGTGATCGGCGTGGTGAAGGATTATCATTTTGAATCTTTGAAAGATGAAATACAACCGTTGGCTATTTCCATCCACGCGGATAACCGAATTTGCGCCGTCAAAATCAAATCGGATGACGTGCAAGAGAGCATTATGCATATTGAAAAAACGTGGATGCAACTTGCCGCGGCGTATCCTTTTGAATACAAATTTTTAGACCAGCGTTTGGACCGCTTGTATCGCAACGAACAAAAACAAAGTCGCCTCATTATCGTTTTTTCTGTTTTTGCTATTGTGATTGCTTGCCTTGGCCTTTTGGGTCTCGCGATTTTTGACGCTGAGAAACGAACAAAAGAAATCGGAGTGCGCAAAGTTTTAGGTGCAGGCACGATGCAGATCACAGGCACATTGGTACGTAAATTTCTCACACTGGTAATGACAGCCAACATTATCGCCGTACCATTGGCTTATTTAGCCATGAAAACCTGGCTGGAGAATTTTGCCTATCGCACGGATCAGAATGCGTTCACGTATTTGATGGCGGCCCTGATCGCCGTATGTATTGCGATGCTTACGATAGGATTGCAGGCTATAAAAACGGCACGCGGTAATCCCGTAAACGCATTGAAACATGAATAA